In a single window of the Zea mays cultivar B73 chromosome 5, Zm-B73-REFERENCE-NAM-5.0, whole genome shotgun sequence genome:
- the LOC100279442 gene encoding uncharacterized protein LOC100279442, with amino-acid sequence MFETTSSVDSMHRIHELEKARDAAVEDDIAFGSLVDMACKLPPTSIAVQVAQQIRSARNMSRKADLPFSNAADHLFNMELDTNQNTEFRDIIGNHILVFVPSAIATYYDDGDRAFRNLTLASSEARQVRMDYDGEGRRVDVTMASLRMTKPSRPLLDIVYDLSTVITDEARVGSVVNVASKLSSASFDAQVALDEMPTSGWRSPGRFLDV; translated from the coding sequence ATGTTTGAGACGACTTCCTCAGTAGATTCCATGCATCGGATTCACGAGCTCGAGAAGGCTAGGGATGCCGCGGTGGAAGATGACATCGCCTTCGGCTCCTTGGTGGATATGGCGTGCAAGCTTCCTCCTACGTCGATTGCTGTCCAGGTGGCACAACAGATCCGTTCCGCTAGAAACATGTCCCGCAAGGCCGATCTCCCCTTCTCCAATGCCGCTGACCACCTCTTCAACATGGAGCTCGACACCAACCAGAATACTGAGTTCCGTGACATCATCGGCAACCACATTCTCGTCTTTGTTCCCTCGGCCATCGCCACCTACTATGACGACGGCGATCGCGCCTTTCGCAACCTGACGCTCGCAAGTAGCGAGGCGAGGCAGGTGCGGATGGACTACGACGGCGAGGGAAGGCGTGTTGACGTGACCATGGCTTCCCTGAGAATGACTAAGCCCAGCAGGCCACTGCTCGACATTGTGTATGAtctctccacggtgatcaccgatgAGGCCCGCGTCGGCTCTGTGGTGAATGTGGCAAGCAAGTTGTCTTCTGCCTCGTTTGATGCTCAAGTGGCGCTCGATGAAATGCCCACGAGCGGCTGGAGGTCACCTGGCCGCTTCCTCGACGTCTAG